AATAGGAAAAATCATGGAATAGAAAAAGTCATGGAAAAGGGGATCTCTGCAAGGTCATTCGGGATGCTATAATTTTTCAAATGGCAATAATAGCATGCACTTTCATGGACTGCATGGACTTTCCTGATGTTCCTCAACAGTCTGATAAGCAGACTGCTGATCAGACAATCATGCTATCTTACACTCCTGGGGACAGCTCTTGAATTTTGATGTAGTGGCCCTATTCAGAATTGCAGCCTCGCATAATGCATATTTCCTTTtctaaagatttgttttgtatatAATCATTAGAAGAGGATCATCACCAAAGTCCTGAAATGACAGATGCCATTTCTCCAATGCCCTAGAAATGCCCATTTTTGGTGTATGTACCCAGTGATTGAATTTCCTAGGAATGAATGGGGCACCATCTTGAAACATGGTATAAAATTTTCTTGAATAGGAGCAGACACTCAGCTCCTCTCATATTACAATGTTGGTCTCATTCTGCCATGTGGCTGTAAGTACAGTCTTGACAGTGGACATTGAGCCTATAAGGGGTGTTATCTGCCAATTGCAAAGCCAAGCCACACGAGACAGCTTGGCAGCAGAAATCCCATCACTGGCACTTGGTTGATTCCTCAATTGTTCATGTCTGTTTTCTTATCTGTTAATTGCCTTTTGCTTTTGCAGTATTACCTTCTTTAATTCCATATGGTGGGTACCAAAATCTAGCTATAACCAGCAATATGTTGTACCTTTGGGTTGAGCCCACTGCAGCAGAATAGCATGTTTAAAACCCTACATTTGTTACTTTCTTGTCTACTTGAGTAGGTCCCTTGGTTTACAAGAGTTATGTAAAAGACAACATTCTTGAAGATCAGGTTGCTTCATGACCAAAACAATACTGAATAGGTCTCCCTTTTTCCGCCAAATCAGCCCTGACCCGCTGAGACATGGACTCCACTAGGCCTATGAGTGTATATGGTGATTGTCAatagcagatcctttaagtcctgtGAATTGCAAGGTAGCGACTCCATGGATCAGACTTGTTTTTCCAACTAACCCACAGATGCTCAACTGGATTGTGATCTGGGCTATTTCAAGGCCAAGTCAATACCTCTCCTCTAATAACTctttgttgtgttcctcaaaccattcttgaactATTGCACTATGGCAGGGGGCATTATCCTACTGAAAGAGACCACTGCTATCAGGGAGTACATTCCCATGAAGGGTTGTACTTGGTTAGCAACAATGTTTTTGAAGGTGATGTGTGACAAAGTAACTTCAACATGAATGGTTTCCCAGTAGAACATTGCTCAAAGCATTACACCACTTCTGCGGGCTTGTCTTCTTCCCATAACGCATCCTGGTGTCATGTCTTTCCTAGGTAAACAATGCGCACACACCTGGCCATCCACacgatggaaaagaaaatgtaattcatCAGACCAGGTCATCTTCTCCCCATTGCTCCATGGTCCAGTTCTAATGCTCATGTGCATGCCCATTGTAGGCCCTTTTGGCAGCAGACATGAATGGCATGGGCACCCTGACTGGTCTGCAGCTAAGCAGCCCCATATGCAACAAACTGTGAAGTGCTGTCTGcttctgacacctttctgtcaTAACCAGCATTAAACCTTTTCAGCAATTTGAGCTACAGTAGCTCTTCTGTTGGATTggagctgcagttttggagatgtCCTGATCCAGTTGCATCGTGATTTGGCCCTTGTCAAAGTCGCTCAAGACCTTATGCTTGCCaattttttctgcttccaacacatcaccctcaaggacaaaatgttcacttgctgcctaaTGCATCCTACCTCTTACCAAGTGCCATTGTAACAAGATAATGTTACAATGGCACAATGGCACTAATCAAGGTTATTCACTTTAGTCACTTCTGTCAGTGGTGATAACGTTCTGGCTGATCAGTTAGGctgcaacatgcacacacagaaatgtacaaCTGCTGAAGAGAACCTCTTGGCCATTACAATAGCAACTCATAACACATATTCCAACACATATTCAGTTGTggaagatagatagatagatactttattgatcctgatGGAAATTCAAATTCAAGGAAAGCTGGAGAGGTATCATGTAGTAAGTGCAGCACTAAAACCTTCATGAATTAATCATGCAGACTGTTCAGATTTAACTATTTGAGATGGATATAGAGGGGTCATGGAGAGTTTTTAGCATACAGTAGCTGCAAATCCATCAAAGGAGGAACATGATCTACACCTACTGTCATTAGCAGTTGACCAAGGTTACTGTTGCTTCAAAAgaagtatgttttttttgtgtgcaagGACTGCAGACAAGAATGCAACATTTTCTGGTAACATGAACACACCATGTATGTAAAAGGCAACTAACCATACATACCCATAGACAAGACTAATAACATGTTCACATTTCAGACTACAGTGGTCATATGGCTGGTCAGGCAGGGACCTTGTAGACCGTGTAGAGGGCAAGATTGcccaaaatgaatgaaatcagtGATATATAGGAAATTATTGGGGGGCATCTTCAAGCTACAAGGGACCTAATGAAACCCAATCCTACACCACACCTATAGGCCAAAGCTGTTTTGGTGACACCAGGGGGACCTTCACAGCTTATGCACTCACAGTCAGCCAGCTGTCATTGTTGATCATGTCCAAGAACTCACTGGTAAGACAACATGTTTATTGACAGAGTATATAACATCAGAgcccaacaaaaaacaacctgGAATCAACAACAGTGCATGTAAGACCATGACTAGGGGTATAGGCAATCATTTTGTGAGTCATGCTTATGAACCTATGAACAAGGCTTTTCTTGGCTTGTTAAGAGAGATTAGTCAGTCACCATACAACCAGTTGAATTCTATTACTAATACTAATAAACCTATGGCCATTCAGACAAGCACTGGTGACTAGCTCTGCAAGGAGTACCGTATATGCATATTTTCTGTGTACCAGATCTGGGGTCTACTGCAGTAAGCctttcactgtgttttgaaAGTGTTAGGGGTACTTATGTTAAGTAGAATAACCACCAAGCAAATAACCTGGTCCCAAATGCTTAGACATTTGGCAGTAAGAAAGCATGAAAGCTGAACAAAGTCATACTAGCTTGCCCTCTGGAAAAAACATCCCGTGGAAAGGAATGGCTGGTAAACACatcaaaaagcaaacagagagacactggAGACAGCTGGAGGCTGGGGCGATTCCACTGGTTAGAAAAAAGAGCTTGACTGGATTAAGCTTGTAAAAAATACcctacttctcacttgatttagtGCATCACTAAACGGTTTCCTAATGGTTTTATGGTCTCAATTGCCAATCTCTCTCAGTACACCATAATGTTTATTTAGTAAATAAGGGTCCCATTTAGTCTAAAACAGATGATAAAGCAGGGTATTTAGAATGTGACTACCTTGTGATAATGATGTGATTATACCTTGACAAGTTGCTACAATGGCATGTCCGCAAGTTCTCAGATGAAGACAGAGGCGTAGCAATATGTATTCTACGCAAACCTCACTGTGTTGTCCAAATgtggtcacttctggctccatAATGCCAAACACAAGCCATCATGTTGAGTTTACACTTGGGAAGGAACCTTAACCACACTTTTTTTGGGTGCTCAATTAGCAAATAGTATCCTTAGCCATACACACTTCAGCCACATGCTTCTAATTTCATTGAAAAAAGTCTGAATTAAGCAGAAGGCTTTCCATTTGAGACTTAAAGGCCTTCAGTGTTTTAATACATCGTCTATATACTATACTACTACCATACTATAAACCTGGATACCATCCCAATATATTTAATGCAGCTCAGACACTAAGTGCCTTATAGtcaccaaacagaaaaaacactgGACTATTGGTATCATTTAAATACATGGTCTTGTAGCCAGTGAAATTCCTGGGGATGCCATGTTTTGGAACAATCAAGTGCCAAAGCCTTCCTAGAAAACAACTTTTGAGGAAGTAATAAGCCTTTATTTAATGCAAAAACATGGAACAGTGGTGAACCTTCCCAGGAGTGGCCGGCCAACCAAAATTACCCCAAGAGCGAAGCGACGACACATCCAAGAGGTCACAAAAGACCCTAGAACAACATCCAAAGAACTGCAGGCCTCATTTGCCTCAGTTAAGGTCAGTGTTCATGGCTCCACCataagaaagagacaaaaatggcCTGCATGGCAGAGTTCAAAGACGAAAACCACCGCTGCGCAAAATTAACATAAAGGCTTGTCTCAGTTTTGCCAGAAATTTATCTTGATGATCACCAAGACTTTTGGGAAAATACTCTGTTGACTGATGAGACAAAATTTGAACTTGCTGAACATGTCGCATTACATCTGGCGTAAAAGTAACGCAGCATTTCAGAAAAGGAATATCATACTAACAGTAAAATATGGTGGTGGTAGTGTGATGGTCTGGGGCTGTTTTGATGCTACAGGACCTGGAAGACTTGCTGTGGTAAATGGAACCATGAATTCTGCTGTCTACCAAAACATCCTGAAGGAGAATGGCCAGCCATCTGTTTGTGATCTTGAGCTGAAGCGCACTTGGGTACTGCAGTAggacaatgatccaaaacacaCTAACAAGTCCACCTCTGAATGgcttaaaaaaaactaaatgacTTTGGAGTGGCTTAGTCAAAGTCCCGACCTGAATCTGATTGAGATGCTGTGGCATGACTTTAAAAAGGCGGTTTATGCTCGAAAACCCTCCAATGTGGCTGAATTACAAAAGTTCTGCAAAAATGAGTGGGCCACAATTCCTCCACAGTGCTGCAAAAGACTCATTGCCAGTTACATTTGATTGCAGTTGTTGCTGCTAAGGGTGGCCCAACCAGTTGTTAGGTTTAGGGGGCAATCACTTTTTCACACAGGGCCATGTaggtttggattttttttggtCTCCCTTTAATAATAAACACCTTCATTTagaaactgcattttgtgttcACTTGTGTTATCTTTGTCTAATATTTAAATCTGTTTGATGATCTGAAACATATATATCATAGTTATCGGTTGGAATTCTCATAACTGTTTCTGAAACAGGCCTCAGGCAAGTACTACAAAAACAGATACTGTGATCTATGGTGGTGCCCTTCATTCTGCTAAAGGGTACTTGGCCATTGCCTAGTTTTTTCCTATTTGGCATCCACATTGTGCAGATGTACTTTATTGTCTCTATTAAATCAtggtttaaaaatataaaacttgtgaaatgtcatggaaaaacagtgcaaatgttACTGCAGTACTACAACACTACTGCTTGGCTGAAAGGACAAACTGACAGCAAAGACGACTGTGCCAGTTcataataaaggaattctgattgcAAGCGCCTTTACTACAtctaaaataagataaaatgctaaaaacaaaataatagtGCTGATTAATTCATGTGTCTAAGCCTTTATCCCACTATTCACAACTGGGACTCTAGTGTGATAAGCTAAGGTGCCAAGGTTGTAATGACACTGTGGCCTCTACAAGATTTTACACTTTCAGCTGAACAGCAGTGTGCATTGTGGTCCACTACTATGTCTTTTTTAATATTACCATTAGGAGTTGCCAAAGACAGGCATTTTCAATAGGGGTGGTAGTAACCAATACCAAATCAATCATTGGTATAGTTTCTCACAAATTGCACCAAAGTGTCACAAAATCATGAACTGTCACAACTTTCCAAGCATCCTTGAAATTGCATAGCCAACACATTTGCTTCATCCACAATTTGTGACTCCCCACTGGATCCATTCAACACAAAAATTCCTCACGATGCACTTGCCATTAACTTCCTGTACAACAATTCCATATAAAATGTGGAATAATACACCTAAACAACTGCCAAAATTCCAACACTGAGGGAATCAAAGCACAAAGCAATTTatctgtacatttttaatgacacaGTTAAAAAGCTATTCAGTGACAATGctatactttaaaaaaaaagatatacagTACAAATACCACATATCAAAGATAATATCAAAATCACATATTTGtgagtaaaaaatgaaaaatgcagcaACATGACTGACAATACCATGGGTTGCCACAAAAAATACAATGGAAGCTATTCAACAATTGCTGGGATATCAATATTATTACAACCGTAGCCTGTGGAGGTTGCTAGGTTTCAAGTCAGATGTTGGCTTAAGTTGTTTccgtttttctttattttttaatttaattcaaaagTAATTCTGTATGGCTCCTAGCCACACCTTACTTCCTGGTTCCAATTAATTTCTGAAATTCAACAACGTGCAGACTATTCCTTCTCAtgccaaagacagaaaatgtataAAAGTAGTTATTCAAAATAACCATTACAAACAAATTTACCATCAATTCATAATCTATACAGTTGTTCAAATATTAGCATTCAAAAGTGTCAAAAACTGTCAACTCCGGAGAGCTTGATTGCTGGCAACAGCATTAACTAATGGGCTGGATATGATAGTTACCCATTGTTTTCTGAGCCATGAGAAGTCTGGTGCTGAAGAAACGTCTCCAAGCATGAGAATGTCTCAGTGCACTCAGTGCATTCATAAAGAACCTCTGAAGAATTTCCTTGATCATTTTGAGTATGGTCCATATAGTCATCCTCTATGTCCTCTGCATTACCCTTTTCTAGGGAAGTATCCCCACTGGAACCAGTAGTATGACAAGTTTGTCCAACATCACCTGTTCCTCCTGTGCTTGGGTGGTTTTGGAGATGAAGCTCAAGGGATGAAGTATTCCTGAATTGAGCTGGGCACCTGGGGCACTTACTAGGTTCCTTTTTGTGATAGCGCAAGTGCCGTTGGTACACACACAACAGCCCAAATCTTTTTCCACATTCCTGACACTTGTAGTTAACTCGGCCTGCTTTTCCAGGCTGTTTCCCCTGTAGATGCTCCACTGGTGATGCTGTTTCTTCATTGTCAGATgagctctttgttttctcatcagGAGAGAAGGTAATTTTTTCACCATTGAGAGAATTGGGGCCAGGGCCATTTTGTGGATTTGTGTACAAGAGTTTCAAACTTGGTTTCTTCTCTAATTCAGCTTTGTGGTACATGGCTACATGCCTTCTCAAATCACAGCGTTGTGGAAAATGTCtaccacaaaacacacaagtgtgcATAGTACCCTTATGGTATCTCATGTGTCGAGATAAACTACTAGAATGATTAAAGACACGGTGACAGTGTTTGCAAGGATGCAGCTTGCCATTGGGATTACTTCTTCTACGTCTGCCTTTAGGCGGTATTCTTCGCTTCAGAGTTTTTTGTGATTCTTGATTCAGCTGATCTATTTCCTCCTGAGTTTGATGTGAGAGATGATGCTCCTTTAGAGCTGTTAACTTTTGGAAACGATCCCCACATAAACCACATCTGTAAGGTGTGAAAGAGCGTTCAGTATCAATATCACTACTAGCATCCCTAAAGATTTTACTATTCCCATTCTTAACATCAATAGATGTGCCATTGCTGTAGAAGTTTTCAACTGGTATGTCTCCTATGTGCTTCGAGTTCGATTCAATTTCTATTTCAGGAGCAAAAGGAGAACTGGGCTCTATTCCTTTACAGTGGTACCATGAATGTGTCTGAAAATCTGACATCCAGAAGAAATTCAACTTGCACTTCCGACAGGGATATGtcttttcaaactttttttcctGCTTATTCTCAGATTTGCCCAATGATGTAGCCTTAGGGTACAgatggttttctttttgatggGCATTCAGTGCATCCACTTTAAGGAACCGCTTGCCACAATGACTGCAGCAGTGAAAGGTTTCATTGGCATGATCTTGGAGGTGTTTCGTAAGGTCATATCTACCTTCAAAGATCTTACAGCACAAAGTACATTTGTAACCTCGCTCTGTATTGCGGTACTGTTGGTGACGATGCAAACTCTGCAGGCTGTTAAATGATCTGCTACATATTTCACAACGGTAATGGCCCTGACGAGACTTGTCCAAGTTCAAGTCTGATGGCCTTGGCCTGAACATGTCTCTATAGGGGGACGACTGTGGTCTTAGATTTGGAGAAACTGGTTTGACAGAAGATGGAAAATGTGATGGCAGGACTCCGGGAGATGCTGGTTTTACAGATGAATGTGACTGCACCAAGCCATTCAAAACTGTTAACGTACCATTTTCTTGAAGCACATATTCACGAGGGACTTCAAATCCATTTGATGAGCCATCAAAGGAGAATGACTCCAAAGGTCCATGAACGGCCATGTGGGTTATCACATTTGAGTACTGGCTGAAACCATCACCACACTCAGTGCAGATGAAGGTGCTTGATTCTCCACCTAACTGTGGTGAAGCAACGGTATTCACTGATCTTTGCTTTTCcattatgaaattattttgtcCATGTGCTGATGGCATCACTTTTCAATCTGCAAGTATGGTTTAAAACTCTATTCGGACATCCATAATGTTGATTTCCATGGGGCTATTAGTTATGTCCACTCTTTCAATAGACTGGTGATAAAATCATATCCTTACATGCTGAATGTTCACCCATCTGCTTAGGCGTTCCACATTGCATCAGAACCTAGGGGGATAAAACAAAGAATTATCAAACCACCAAGGCCAAGGTTTGTTTAACAAAACTGAGAAATAAATGATTACATaacaatttaaaagtaaaataaaaaagcactgCCTTTGACTGTAAGTATGTACGGCGTTATCTCTTTTAACCCCACACACTAGTGACTGTCCTCTCAACCACCTATTCAGTTATTAACCAAGGAGCTGAGAAATTTTGTCCTTTACAAGTTCCAGATATTTTAAAGTTTGTATACATCAGAGTTTCCTCCGCACTATTCCATTTATTGACAGACCTTTGAGAATTCTGTTGGCCAAATTCTAGCCCTCCTCATGCTGAATCACAGCATCCAAAAGGAGACACCAATCTGATATGTGATATGGAGATATATGATATCAAGCTTGTACTGTAGTATATCCAAACATGCACACCTCAACTTTTTAAACTGCTGTCCTAAGGAAAATCATGCCAAAACCCTCCTTCATGCCCCTACATGTGGTCAGCTGCAGTCTCACGTGCAAGGTTGGAACCTGCCTGCCATTGGTAGATGACACCTCTTTCTGTTAGAGGTATCATATTAGATCCTTAAATGTAACATGTCATAATAGTCCAAAAAAGGTGTTGTCAAGAGAAAAATCATGTGCAAGAGTGTGTTTGGTACTCACTTTACATAATGTAATGCTGTGTAACATTATTTAACTCAAGGCACTGACTGGCTACttgtttacacatccagcagttaccCATCAGTTCACTATCATTCACTGAAGGGTTTGTGGCCACCATGCACATCTAAGTCCAATCCTGACCCTCTTTTAGCTCCATCGACTGTAAAGATGAATGACAGAGCTCCTAAAAAGTAAAGTCAACTTAATCGTCTCCTGGTGGCAGGCTCCAGTACAGGCCACAGATCTCACAATTCTATGAATTATTCTATCTTTAAAGAATACACCCAGAACCGTGCATATACCCTAAAAACTGGATCCAGCATCTTAGTGACTGCCTCTGAACCAAATTCACAATCAAAGCGCAAGCTGTTTGAGGTAAAATTTTAAGTTTTTCCCCATCGTTCTTGTGATGCAGAGATATACATTTCTGGCTGAAGTGCTAGAATTGTTCATGAACTGTTCTTCACGTGCTCTTTTGGCTCCATCTTATGCCCAGGGCAAAGCGGTCCAACAGGGCAGGGCAAGTGTCATTACTAGTTTTGGACCAATGCAGCTGTTATTTTCAACATGTGAACACTACCTAATTAAACGTAATTACCCAGACTGTGTGTGACCTTTTAGATGTGTAGATGaacacagaacattaattaacatttgaTACGGACCAATCCTGTCTGCATGTTGGGAATTTAAAAGcagctgtttcttttgttggtTGGGATAGTTAGGTTTCGGCATGAGGAGTGAGACTGGTTAGGGTGAGGGTAAAAATGGATAAgtcaatcagaggcagagtagaGCAGGTAATGCCTTCACCATTCTGAGAAAATATATCATCACGGGGAGAGACTCACCTCTTGCCACAAACCCGTGACACTGCATTATATGCAGTTTACCCATAAACCTAAATTTCAAACCTTTactgtcagtatattttttacataaacCAAAATTCCTCTCTGCATTTCCCATAGctagctgggataggctccataGTCACCCCtacgaccctgacagataaaaatgg
This sequence is a window from Scatophagus argus isolate fScaArg1 chromosome 9, fScaArg1.pri, whole genome shotgun sequence. Protein-coding genes within it:
- the si:dkeyp-84f3.5 gene encoding zinc finger protein 850; the encoded protein is MPSAHGQNNFIMEKQRSVNTVASPQLGGESSTFICTECGDGFSQYSNVITHMAVHGPLESFSFDGSSNGFEVPREYVLQENGTLTVLNGLVQSHSSVKPASPGVLPSHFPSSVKPVSPNLRPQSSPYRDMFRPRPSDLNLDKSRQGHYRCEICSRSFNSLQSLHRHQQYRNTERGYKCTLCCKIFEGRYDLTKHLQDHANETFHCCSHCGKRFLKVDALNAHQKENHLYPKATSLGKSENKQEKKFEKTYPCRKCKLNFFWMSDFQTHSWYHCKGIEPSSPFAPEIEIESNSKHIGDIPVENFYSNGTSIDVKNGNSKIFRDASSDIDTERSFTPYRCGLCGDRFQKLTALKEHHLSHQTQEEIDQLNQESQKTLKRRIPPKGRRRRSNPNGKLHPCKHCHRVFNHSSSLSRHMRYHKGTMHTCVFCGRHFPQRCDLRRHVAMYHKAELEKKPSLKLLYTNPQNGPGPNSLNGEKITFSPDEKTKSSSDNEETASPVEHLQGKQPGKAGRVNYKCQECGKRFGLLCVYQRHLRYHKKEPSKCPRCPAQFRNTSSLELHLQNHPSTGGTGDVGQTCHTTGSSGDTSLEKGNAEDIEDDYMDHTQNDQGNSSEVLYECTECTETFSCLETFLQHQTSHGSENNG